CTGTTGAAAACCTGCATCCAGTGTTGTCAGATTGTGAAAAGTCCGCACAAAAAGCAGTGCGCCGACAACGAGGATCAAGGAAAGAGCAACTTGTGAAACAACCAGAAGGCGTCTCGATTCAAATCGCGAACGCTCGGATGTGTTTCCGCGGCTGTACGCTTTCATGGCCTCTCCGGGTGGTGTACGGGAAGCTTGAATGGCCGGCATCAACCCAAAAAATGCGCAGGTGAAAATCGCTAATCCTGCAGTGAATAAAAGAATCCGCCAGTCCGGTCGCAAATCCAGGAAAAGAATGCTGCGCTCTGTGCTTAAGAATGAGATCAGCGCTCGGCTGAGTGCCTGCGCAAGACCGGCTCCCAGTAAGCCTCCGGCAACAGCCAGCATCAAACTTTCAGACAGCATCTGGCGGATCAACCGGGCTCGCGAAGCCCCCAGCGCCAAACGCACCGCCATCTCTTTTTGACGCGCGCTCGCTCTGGCGATCATCAAATTCGCAAGGTTCGCGCAAGCGATCAACAATACGAATCCAGAAATCGCAAGAAGGATCCAGAGCGGGTTTTCGTATTGAAGCCGCACGTTCGAAAGGCCATTACTTGCCGGCATCGCCCCCAATTCCATTTCGTTATAACTTTTCTTATCGGATGCAGAATAAGTGGAAGGAGTTGTTGCCTCGAAAATGCCGCGAGAAATCGCTACAAGTTGAGCGGACGCGCGATCCAATTCCCAATCCGGCTTGATGCGTCCCACTGCAGCAAGCCACCAGGTATCCGCTCCTTTCAGGAACGGTTCTTCCGCATGGATAAATTGCTCGGCGCATAACGGAACCGCGATATCAAAATGTCTTCCTACTTCCATTCCGAAAAAGCTGGCGGGAATCACGCCTGAAATCTCAAATGGCCGGCCCTCCAGCGTAATCTTCCGTCCGAGCACAGATCTGTTTCCGCCGTATTCGCGCTGCCAGAAAGATTCATGGATCACGGCTGCGCCGGATCCGCAACTGGGTTGATCATCGCCACCGGAGATCAGACGGCCCAGAACAGGATGTACACCAAGAGTGTCAAAGAAGTTTCCACTCACGAATAACGTTTGCGCGTACCGCGCTTCGCCACCTTGATTTAGATTCAGCCTTTGCGAGTACCAGGCTGCTGTTTTAGAAAAACCCTGCTGTTGATCGCGCACCAGCTCCCAGATCGCGTTGGTTAACTGAGGACTGTTTCCAGTAGCGCGGCCGGTTCGGCCGTTGGGCGATTTAACAATCTTGATGTTCGCCAGCTCCTGTGGTTTTTCCACAGGCAATGTGCGAAGGCGCACTGCATTCAACAGTTGGAAAATTGCTGTGTTGGCTCCGATTCCCAGGGCAAGCGATAGAATCATGATCGATGCAAATCCTGGATTGAATCGCAAAATGCGCGCGCCGTAACGCAAGTTTTGCCACAGTTCTGCGATGCGATTTTCCTGGCGTTCCGGCTCTTCAGGCAGGGTTCGCCGCTGATCCGATTTCAGCGAAGAACGCAACTCGCTTGCGAGTTTTCCGCCATTGAATTCTTCCATCACGGTTTGATAAGCGCGATCCGCCGGAATTCCCTGCGTGACCAGATCCTGATACCTGTCGTTCAGGTGCTGACTGAGCTCTTCAACAATTTCTGCTTCTTTGCCCGGATCCAAATCCAGGTCTTTGATAAAGGATGCAATTTCCTGTCGCCAATCAGGCATGCTTAGCTCCAGTAATCAAATTCATTGCGTGCGCAAAATCCTGCCAGAGACTGCGTTGCTCCTTCAACATTTTTCTTCCCTGCGGGGTCAAGCGGTAATAACGCCGCCGTCTCTGTCCGGTCTTTTCGACCCATCGTCCCTGGATCAATCCACGCTTCTCCAGCCGGTAGAGCAACGGATATAAGGAGGCCACATGGAATTTGAGGGCGCCTTCGGAACGTTCTTCGATCAGTTTGCTGATTTCATATCCGTGCCGCGGGCGATGTTCAATCAACGAAAGAATGAGAAGCCCCGCGCTTCCTTTCTTGAGCTCCCGGTTAAACAGTGTGTTTGCTATATGTATCATTACCATATAATGGCATGCCATATGATACTTTGCAAGAACGGAGCGCAGGCTTCCAGCCTGCATTACGGGCTGAGCTTGTTGAAAAATCCAGATGCTGGCGGTCCCAGTTGGAGCACGGGCATCCTTGCCCGCAAAATGGTCGTCGAGCGATCAGGTTTTTGCGGACTGGAAGTC
The window above is part of the bacterium genome. Proteins encoded here:
- a CDS encoding ABC transporter permease; amino-acid sequence: MPDWRQEIASFIKDLDLDPGKEAEIVEELSQHLNDRYQDLVTQGIPADRAYQTVMEEFNGGKLASELRSSLKSDQRRTLPEEPERQENRIAELWQNLRYGARILRFNPGFASIMILSLALGIGANTAIFQLLNAVRLRTLPVEKPQELANIKIVKSPNGRTGRATGNSPQLTNAIWELVRDQQQGFSKTAAWYSQRLNLNQGGEARYAQTLFVSGNFFDTLGVHPVLGRLISGGDDQPSCGSGAAVIHESFWQREYGGNRSVLGRKITLEGRPFEISGVIPASFFGMEVGRHFDIAVPLCAEQFIHAEEPFLKGADTWWLAAVGRIKPDWELDRASAQLVAISRGIFEATTPSTYSASDKKSYNEMELGAMPASNGLSNVRLQYENPLWILLAISGFVLLIACANLANLMIARASARQKEMAVRLALGASRARLIRQMLSESLMLAVAGGLLGAGLAQALSRALISFLSTERSILFLDLRPDWRILLFTAGLAIFTCAFFGLMPAIQASRTPPGEAMKAYSRGNTSERSRFESRRLLVVSQVALSLILVVGALLFVRTFHNLTTLDAGFQQERLIVSSFDFTPLNIPPEQRIAYKKEIREKIRSLRPVQSAAGVAIVPLSGSGWNEFISIPDVTVQRELANFNQVSDGFFQTMGTRLIAGRDFNHMDTAQSPLVAIVTQTFVSKFLKKQNPVGMSFRVTQAEGLPDKVFQIIGLVNDTKYTELREEFTPIVFVPESQDPNPDQEAWLIVRSTETLADLTSAIKGAARELNPAIGLEFRVFRTMIKQRLLRERLMATLAGFFGFLAAILAMIGLYGVISYMVVRRKNEIGIRIALGANRQNILAMIMREATTLLIAGLAVGTLLALVTASVAKALIFGMQPNDPLTLILSVVVLAVIATLASFLPAKRASTLNPIQALREE
- a CDS encoding PadR family transcriptional regulator — translated: MIHIANTLFNRELKKGSAGLLILSLIEHRPRHGYEISKLIEERSEGALKFHVASLYPLLYRLEKRGLIQGRWVEKTGQRRRRYYRLTPQGRKMLKEQRSLWQDFAHAMNLITGAKHA